The following proteins are co-located in the Eptesicus fuscus isolate TK198812 chromosome 9, DD_ASM_mEF_20220401, whole genome shotgun sequence genome:
- the LOC103298023 gene encoding long-chain-fatty-acid--CoA ligase 1-like produces the protein MQSQELVRYFRIPELADFRQYVRGLPANAPLGFGAFSALTALWNAMRPRAPKPPGDLSLQSVEVAGSGGARRSTLLDSDELLVHLYDDVRTVYEGFQRGVRVSNDGPCLGSRKPDQPYEWLSYQQVADLSECVGSALVHKGFKAAPDQYVGIFAQNRPEWVVIEYGCFAYSMVAVPLYDTLGTEAVAYIVNNAELALVFVDKPEKASLLLEGVENKSTPGLKIVVLMDAYESDLLERGNKCGVEIIGLKALEDLGRANRKKPQPPAPEDLAVICFTSGTTGLPKGAMITHRNIVSDFSAFVKVTEKVIGLNVSDTHISFLPLAHMYEQLLQCAILCHGAKIGFFQGDLKLLMDDLKVLQPTIFPVVPRLLNRMFDRILGQADTTLKRLLLDFASKRKQAELRGGVIRNNSLWDKLIFRKIQSNLGGKVRLMVTGAAPVSDTVLMFMRAAVGCHFYEGYGQTECTACCSLTVPGEWTAGHVGAPVPCNLIKLVDVKEMNYLAANGEGEVCVKGPNVFQGYLKDPVKTKEALDRHGWLHTGDIGKWLPNGALKIIDRKKHIFKLAQGEYIAPEKIENIYVRSEPVAQVFVHGDSLQAFLIAFVVPDVETLGRWAGKRGLVGSFEELCRSKEVKEAILEDLVRLGKESGLKSFEQVKGITLHPELFSVENGLLTPTMKAKRPELRNYFRSQIDELYSTIKA, from the coding sequence ATGCAGTCCCAGGAGCTGGTCCGGTATTTCCGGATTCCGGAGCTGGCCGACTTCCGCCAGTACGTCCGCGGGCTTCCCGCCAACGCGCCCTTGGGCTTCGGCGCCTTCTCCGCGCTCACCGCCTTGTGGAACGCCATGAGGCCCAGGGCCCCCAAGCCGCCGGGGGACCTCTCCCTGCAGTCGGTGGAGGTGGCGGGCAGCGGCGGCGCTCGGAGATCCACGCTCCTGGATAGCGACGAGCTCCTGGTGCACTTGTACGACGACGTCAGGACCGTCTACGAGGGTTTCCAGAGGGGCGTCCGCGTGTCCAACGACGGCCCTTGTTTGGGCTCTCGGAAGCCAGACCAGCCCTACGAATGGCTTTCCTACCAGCAGGTTGCGGACCTGTCCGAGTGCGTGGGCTCGGCCCTGGTCCACAAGGGCTTCAAGGCCGCGCCCGACCAGTACGTCGGCATCTTTGCCCAGAACAGACCTGAGTGGGTGGTCATCGAGTATGGATGCTTTGCTTACTCCATGGTGGCCGTTCCCCTCTATGACACCCTGGGAACCGAAGCCGTCGCTTACATAGTCAACAATGCTGAGCTCGCCCTGGTGTTTGTGGACAAGCCAGAGAAGGCCAGCCTGTTACTGGAAGGCGTAGAAAATAAGTCGACCCCGGGCCTTAAAATCGTAGTCCTCATGGACGCCTATGAAAGCGACCTGTTGGAACGCGGCAACAAGTGCGGGGTGGAGATCATCGGCCTGAAGGCCCTGGAGGACCTGGGACGAGCCAACAGGAAGAAgccccagcctcccgcccctgaaGACCTGGCAGTAATTTGTTTCACAAGTGGAACCACGGGCCTCCCCAAGGGGGCAATGATCACTCATCGCAACATAGTGAGCGACTTCTCCGCGTTTGTGAAAGTGACAGAGAAGGTGATTGGCCTGAACGTCAGTGacacacacatttcctttttACCCCTTGCACACATGTATGAGCAGCTCTTGCAGTGTGCGATCCTGTGCCACGGGGCGAAAATAGGATTTTTCCAAGGCGATCTCAAGCTGCTTATGGATGACCTCAAAGTGCTTCAACCCACCATCTTTCCCGTGGTCCCGAGGCTGCTGAACCGGATGTTCGACAGGATTTTGGGGCAGGCAGACACCACACTGAAGCGGTTGCTACTGGACTTCGCCTCCAAGAGGAAACAAGCAGAGCTTCGCGGTGGCGTCATTCGAAACAACAGCCTGTGGGATAAACTGATCTTCCGCAAAATACAGTCAAACCTGGGAGGGAAGGTCCGGCTGATGGTCACGGGGGCTGCGCCCGTGTCAGACACGGTGCTGATGTTCATGCGAGCGGCGGTCGGCTGTCATTTCTATGAAGGCTATGGACAGACTGAGTgcacagcctgctgctcgctgACCGTCCCCGGAGAATGGACTGCAGGCCACGTCGGTGCCCCAGTGCCTTGCAATCTGATAAAACTCGTCGATGTGAAAGAGATGAACTATCTGGCTGCCAACGGCGAGGGCGAGGTGTGTGTGAAAGGACCAAATGTATTTCAAGGCTACCTGAAGGACCCGGTGAAAACAAAAGAAGCTCTGGACAGACATGGCTGGTTGCACACAGGGGACATCGGGAAATGGTTACCGAATGGGGCCTTGAAGATCATCGACAGGAAGAAGCATATATTTAAACTGGCACAAGGGGAATACATAGCACCCGAAAAGATCGAGAATATCTACGTACGGAGCGAACCCGTCGCGCAGGTGTTCGTCCACGGAGACAGCTTGCAGGCATTTCTCATAGCCTTCGTGGTCCCGGACGTGGAGACGCTGGGCCGCTGGGCGGGGAAGCGAGGCCTGGTGGGGTCCTTCGAGGAGCTGTGCCGCAGCAAGGAAGTCAAGGAGGCCATCCTAGAGGACTTGGTGAGGCTGGGGAAGGAGTCTGGCCTGAAGTCATTCGAGCAGGTCAAAGGCATCACGCTCCACCCTGAACTGTTCTCTGTGGAAAACGGCCTTCTGACCCCGACAATGAAGGCAAAAAGGCCAGAACTTCGGAATTATTTCAGGTCACAGATAGACGAACTTTATTCCACCATCAAAGCTTAA